In Clostridium sp. 'White wine YQ', the DNA window TTTATTTTTTATTTTAAACAAGCAATTGCTCTATGTATATATCTTTTTCTTTCTTTAAATCTAAGAATCCATCTTTGCTAAATAATAATGGTCTAGCTATATCATTAATATCAATCTGAATTATTTTGCATTCTTCTCCATTACTTAAAAGTACTTTTTCCCCAGTATAATAATTTACTATATTGCTTAGGAACACATTACAGAATTCATAATGTAATTTCCCTTTACTTTCTTCTTTTATTATTTCTAAGGCTTCAAAAGGTCTTCTCTTCTTTTTATGAACTCTGTCTGAATTAATTGCGTCAAAAACATCTGCAATGGCTATTATCTTTGCAAAATCATGTATTTGCTCATCTCTTATCCCAAATGGATATCCTGAACCATCCATTCTTTCATGATGCATTAATATACCTAGACTAACTGAACTATCTAAGTATGGAACACCTCTTACAGAATTGTATGCTAGTACAGTATGGTTCTTAATTTCACTAAATTCCTTAGTTGTTAATGGGTCCACCTTATATAAAATATCTTCTTTTAATTTAGTTTTCCCAAAGTCATGCAGTATGGCTGAATATGTAAGTAAGTTGTTATCCTTTTCACCAAGCTCTAACCACTTTCCTAGGATACAACTTAATGCTGCTACATTAACACAATGTCTATATATAGCATCATCTCCACTACCATATAGTACAATGTTTTTAATAATTGCACTAGTTGAGTCAAGTTCATCTTGAATCTCTTTAGCAAACTTTCTTACTTCATCTATTCCAGATATTTTAACATTAAATACATTTTTAAAAATGTATTTTATATTCTCTGAAAATCTATTAAATTCTTCATCAATCTGTTTTACCGTTTTCTGTTTTTCAAGGGTGGTATTCATCAAAACTGCATCATCTTCAGAATATACTTCAATTTTTGTTAAAATATATTTTTCTTTTAACCTATGTAATACTGACTCGGTAATTGGAAATCCTTTTGCAATAAGCACCTTACCCTCAGCTCTTATTTCCTTTGCAGCAATCATGCCCGGTTTTAAATCTTCAACTAAAAATGATTTTTTTGCAGCCTCCATATGATGTACCTCCACTTTTGATAATATAACTTAATTTTAACATATACTTACACACTTAATAAATATATTCTTGATATACAATATTTCGGATAATTGCTTACATTAGTTTATATGTAAGACAAAATTTTTCAATTTTATCTAAATTAATCATTTAAAAAAATAATTTCATAAATTTATGAATTGTTTCAGAGGTTTTTTATGCAAATTTAGCATTAGGCATTTTAAATATATACCATTTAGTTATGCCATCTTATTCACATATTTTTTGTTTATTAAACATTCATATGTTATAATTATGTCTACATAATATATTAACTTTTAATTAAGGAGATTTTAAATGATTGAATTTATTGTTAATTGGGCAATCTTTGTCTTGGGGAAATTAGGATACTTTGGTGTGTTTTTATTAATGGGATTAGAAAGTGCGTGTATTCCTATTCCAAGTGAAGCAATTTTACCTTTTGGAGGATATTTAGCTTCTTCAGCATATGAGGGCACACGTCTTAGTCTTCCACTTGTTATTATCATTGGTACATTGGGTGGAACTGCTGGTTCTATATTCGCCTATTACCTTGGTGCCAAAGGTGGTAGACCTTTAGTTGAAAAGTATGCAACTAAATTGAGGTTATCGAAATCACACCTAGAAATGAGTGACAATTATTTTAATAAATATGGAGAGAAAATAGCCTTTTTTTCTAGGTTACTACCTATTATTAGAACATTTATCTCGCTTCCTGCTGGAATTAGCAAAATGAATTTCAACAAATTTGTTATATATACATTCTTAGGCTCATTAATTTGGAGCATAATACTTGGTTATGCTGGATATATAATGGGGGAAAATTGGGAAGTAATTCGTTCTTGGCTTCATATAGCTGACTATATAGTAATAGCTGCTGTATTAGCATTTATTGTTTATGTATTTGTTAAAAAAAGAAAAAAATAATATATTCATAAAAAGGAGCATTGAAATTAATGCTCCTTTTTTTAAAATTAAATTAATCCTTAATAAGATTAGTTTAATTTTATATTTTAAATTGTTACTTTTTATAGTAAAATACTAATATAATCATCAAACGTTTACATCTTGCTAATTTGGCTAATATTATATTTTTAAAGGGGATGATATTATGAAAATAACTGAATTTATTAAAAATGATTTACATACCATTAATGTAAATGACACCGTAGATAAGGCCTTAGACACCTTACAAAATCTTAACCTAAACGGTATGCCTGTAGTAGATGATACCAATACCTTGGTAGGTATGGTTGTAAAAGCTGATATATATAGAT includes these proteins:
- a CDS encoding HD-GYP domain-containing protein gives rise to the protein MEAAKKSFLVEDLKPGMIAAKEIRAEGKVLIAKGFPITESVLHRLKEKYILTKIEVYSEDDAVLMNTTLEKQKTVKQIDEEFNRFSENIKYIFKNVFNVKISGIDEVRKFAKEIQDELDSTSAIIKNIVLYGSGDDAIYRHCVNVAALSCILGKWLELGEKDNNLLTYSAILHDFGKTKLKEDILYKVDPLTTKEFSEIKNHTVLAYNSVRGVPYLDSSVSLGILMHHERMDGSGYPFGIRDEQIHDFAKIIAIADVFDAINSDRVHKKKRRPFEALEIIKEESKGKLHYEFCNVFLSNIVNYYTGEKVLLSNGEECKIIQIDINDIARPLLFSKDGFLDLKKEKDIYIEQLLV
- a CDS encoding DedA family protein, with the translated sequence MIEFIVNWAIFVLGKLGYFGVFLLMGLESACIPIPSEAILPFGGYLASSAYEGTRLSLPLVIIIGTLGGTAGSIFAYYLGAKGGRPLVEKYATKLRLSKSHLEMSDNYFNKYGEKIAFFSRLLPIIRTFISLPAGISKMNFNKFVIYTFLGSLIWSIILGYAGYIMGENWEVIRSWLHIADYIVIAAVLAFIVYVFVKKRKK